From the Oreochromis niloticus isolate F11D_XX unplaced genomic scaffold, O_niloticus_UMD_NMBU tig00001669_pilon, whole genome shotgun sequence genome, one window contains:
- the LOC100692036 gene encoding GTPase IMAP family member 7-like — MAYLQLRSEKPHIRIVLVGKTGVGKSAVGNTILGEKWFESKRSFSSVTTKCQKQRTQFDGQKLAIIDSPGLFDTIKTLSELVEEIAKCISFAAPGPHVFLVVIKLDRFTEEEKETVEIIKKVFGEEAQKYTIALFTCGDQLKDDGVTIEDLICQNEYINEFISQCHGGYHVFDNKDKDPSQVRELLKKINGMVQRNGRNFYTNDMFKQAQHAKEKKIEQIYSESPEMDADQAEEQAERENSFIEDVLECAAGGAGVGGGVAAAPVAAVAAVVAAAGALVGTPVGFLVGVARATGKKAKRACITQ; from the exons ATGGCCTATTTACAGCTTC GCTCAGAGAAACCACACATCAGAATTGTGCTTGTTGGGAAAACTGGAGTTGGCAAGAGTGCAGTAGGAAATACCATTTTGGGAGAAAAATGGTTTGAGTCTAAGCGTTCTTTCTCTTCAGTGACAACAAAATGTCAGAAGCAAAGAACTCAGTTTGATGGCCAGAAACTGGCCATAATTGATAGTCCGGGCCTGTTTGACACCATAAAGACACTTAGCGAGCTGGTTGAGGAGATTGCTAAATGCATCTCTTTTGCTGCTCCTGGTCCCCATGTGTTCCTGGTTGTGATCAAACTGGACAGattcacagaagaagaaaaggaaacagtGGAAATCATTAAGAAAGTGTTTGGAGAAGAAGCACAAAAATATACTATTGCCTTGTTCACCTGTGGAGACCAGCTGAAGGATGATGGCGTAACCATAGAAGATTTAATTTGTCAAAATGAATATATCAATGAATTCATCAGTCAGTGCCATGGAGGATATCATGTTTTTGACAACAAAGACAAGGATCCATCTCAGGTTCGTGAGCTGCTGAAGAAGATCAATGGAATGGTTCAGAGAAATGGAAGAAACTTCTACACCAATGACATGTTCAAACAGGCTCAGCacgccaaagaaaaaaaaattgagcaAATTTACAGTGAAAGTCCAGAGATGGATGCTGACCAAGCAGAAGAACAGGCAGAAAGAGAGAATTCATTCATTGAAGATGTTTTGGAGTGTGCTGCTGGTGGAGCAGGTGTTGGAGGTGGTGTTGCAGCTGCTCCTGTAGCTGCAGTAGCTGCTGTGGTGGCTGCAGCTGGAGCTCTGGTGGGAACTCCTGTGGGGTTTCTTGTGGGAGTAGCTAGGGCAACAGGAAAAAAGGCAAAGAGGGCATGCATTACACAGTAG